From Weissella diestrammenae, a single genomic window includes:
- a CDS encoding ABC transporter ATP-binding protein yields MAPLLELRDVSVQYDTQATPTLQHINLTIHQGEKILLTGRSGSGKSTLARLLNGLIPSEYAGTVTGRINLSGQDVTQQSVFKRSLVIGTVLQDSNAQFVGLTTGEDIAFALENDALVHSQLMAKVADWAAELHVTDLIDLAPQVLSGGEKQRVAMAGVLIDDEPILLLDEPLASLDPASGQRMMKLLSRLQAEDDLTIIIGEHRIEDILTGGVDRIVILDDGQVVSDATVPQTLTSGQLARFGLATPTYIQLLQAAGLDLKQVKNIEQPDELTAPDLEQRLKQFVASIESTPELSSGMLNDEIGLRIARLNFGYPTGQHIFTDFNLNFKADEMIAIVGKNGSGKSTLMQLIAGFLNPLSGEIRFKQTDLLALSIKERAQYIGYVAQNPNQMFTQANVFDEVAIGLRLRGIAESEIKTQVDRLLKIADLYEFRHWPVSVLSYGQKKRLSIIAVLILQPKVLILDEPTAGQDATHAKSLIQLVTELHHEERLTVILITHDMNLLQTVAQRTIAMVDGQVVADMEPSELLQNKSILHVADLRQTGLMTLINRFDSTWSTAQIVRMLNE; encoded by the coding sequence ATGGCGCCGTTGCTAGAATTACGAGATGTGAGCGTTCAATATGATACGCAAGCAACACCAACGTTACAACATATCAATCTCACGATTCATCAAGGTGAAAAAATTTTATTAACTGGTCGGTCAGGATCAGGTAAATCAACACTAGCTCGTTTATTAAATGGGTTAATTCCAAGTGAGTATGCAGGCACTGTCACAGGACGGATTAATTTATCAGGGCAAGATGTGACGCAACAATCGGTATTTAAACGGTCTTTAGTAATTGGTACCGTATTACAAGATTCGAATGCACAATTTGTCGGCTTAACAACTGGTGAAGATATTGCTTTTGCGCTAGAAAATGATGCATTGGTTCATTCGCAACTGATGGCTAAGGTTGCCGATTGGGCCGCGGAACTTCATGTGACTGATTTGATTGATTTGGCGCCACAAGTGTTATCTGGCGGCGAAAAGCAACGTGTTGCAATGGCTGGTGTTTTGATTGACGATGAACCTATTTTATTGTTGGACGAACCGCTGGCTAGTCTAGATCCGGCTTCAGGTCAGCGAATGATGAAGTTATTGTCGCGCCTCCAAGCTGAGGATGATTTGACAATTATCATTGGTGAGCATCGAATTGAAGACATATTGACGGGTGGTGTGGATCGAATTGTCATTTTAGATGATGGTCAGGTGGTGAGTGACGCAACAGTACCGCAAACATTAACTAGTGGTCAACTGGCACGATTTGGATTGGCAACGCCGACATATATTCAATTATTGCAAGCTGCGGGGCTCGATTTAAAGCAGGTTAAAAATATTGAGCAACCAGATGAGTTAACTGCACCTGATTTAGAGCAGCGCTTGAAACAATTTGTAGCTTCAATTGAATCAACGCCAGAATTATCGAGTGGTATGCTAAATGACGAGATTGGGTTACGTATTGCACGGCTGAATTTTGGCTATCCAACAGGCCAACATATTTTTACTGACTTTAATTTGAATTTTAAGGCTGATGAGATGATAGCCATTGTTGGTAAAAATGGTTCGGGTAAATCAACATTGATGCAGTTAATTGCAGGTTTTTTAAACCCATTATCGGGAGAGATTCGATTTAAGCAAACAGATTTATTGGCGTTGTCTATTAAAGAAAGAGCACAATATATTGGATATGTTGCACAAAATCCAAATCAAATGTTTACGCAAGCTAATGTCTTTGACGAAGTTGCGATTGGATTACGATTACGTGGTATTGCTGAATCAGAAATTAAGACACAAGTCGATCGATTATTGAAAATTGCCGATTTATATGAGTTTCGTCATTGGCCAGTCTCAGTCTTGTCTTACGGTCAGAAAAAGAGATTATCAATTATTGCAGTGTTAATTTTACAACCTAAGGTATTGATTTTAGATGAGCCAACAGCTGGACAAGACGCAACACATGCCAAGTCGCTGATACAATTAGTGACTGAATTACATCATGAAGAGCGATTAACGGTCATTTTGATTACGCATGATATGAATTTATTGCAGACTGTTGCGCAACGGACAATCGCAATGGTTGATGGTCAGGTCGTTGCTGATATGGAACCGTCAGAATTATTACAAAATAAAAGTATTTTGCATGTCGCTGATTTAAGACAAACGGGCCTGATGACTTTGATAAACAGGTTTGACAGCACGTGGTCGACTGCACAAATAGTACGGATGTTAAACGAATGA
- a CDS encoding RNA polymerase sigma factor gives MRQKGITAEQLARAKANDETVFMALYTLYRPLIWGAYRRHPRDLTPDDWRQEMGIVFIKAIQNVALADVGAFTNYLKTAAWRTMNRIRQRRYQQDISLNVFGEDTWDGLMAPELIQSRQTIERLMACQTMCQQLNPKQKQIFRLALLGYSGKEIAQQLMMTPSNVRTSLMRIRAQLQ, from the coding sequence ATGCGACAAAAGGGGATTACAGCAGAACAATTGGCACGTGCTAAAGCGAATGATGAAACAGTATTCATGGCGTTATATACACTGTATCGGCCATTGATATGGGGTGCTTATCGCCGGCATCCACGCGATTTGACGCCTGATGATTGGCGGCAAGAAATGGGGATTGTTTTTATCAAAGCCATACAAAATGTCGCTTTAGCTGACGTCGGGGCGTTTACTAATTACCTAAAAACGGCGGCCTGGCGAACGATGAATCGAATACGACAAAGACGGTATCAGCAAGATATTTCCCTAAACGTTTTTGGAGAAGACACGTGGGATGGTTTGATGGCACCAGAATTAATTCAATCGCGTCAGACAATTGAACGATTAATGGCATGTCAAACAATGTGTCAGCAATTAAATCCAAAACAAAAGCAAATTTTTCGGTTAGCTTTATTAGGTTATTCAGGAAAAGAAATTGCCCAGCAGTTAATGATGACGCCATCAAATGTGCGTACCAGTTTAATGCGAATTCGGGCACAATTGCAGTAA
- the secE gene encoding preprotein translocase subunit SecE, which yields MKFFGEVAAEMRKTTWPTFNENARNTLIVLGTSLFFALFFGGADWLFEQGITFLSK from the coding sequence ATGAAGTTTTTTGGAGAAGTCGCTGCAGAAATGCGTAAGACAACATGGCCAACGTTTAATGAAAATGCACGGAATACCCTTATTGTATTGGGAACCTCATTGTTCTTCGCATTGTTCTTTGGTGGTGCTGATTGGCTATTTGAACAAGGAATTACTTTCTTGTCTAAGTAA
- the rpmG gene encoding 50S ribosomal protein L33 gives MAVKKVALACSVCGSRNYMVAKKPERMTRLEVKKFCPFCGHHTIHRETM, from the coding sequence ATGGCGGTTAAAAAAGTAGCGTTAGCGTGCAGTGTATGCGGCTCAAGAAATTATATGGTTGCTAAAAAGCCGGAACGAATGACGCGACTTGAAGTCAAAAAATTCTGCCCATTTTGTGGTCACCATACGATACACCGCGAGACGATGTAG
- a CDS encoding Mini-ribonuclease 3, protein MNEKINYQQLNGLDLAYLGDAVYETFVRQHLLAKGITKPGQLQRRAKNYVSAKAHAALFELMTAEDILNETELNYFKRGRNANSHTKAKHTDVVTYRISTGFEALMGYWHASGQFDRLSTVIEWVFEQVESGRTRDNGTTKK, encoded by the coding sequence ATGAATGAAAAAATAAATTATCAACAATTAAATGGACTCGATTTAGCATATTTAGGAGATGCTGTTTATGAAACATTTGTTCGGCAGCATTTATTGGCAAAAGGCATTACTAAGCCTGGCCAATTACAGCGTCGAGCTAAGAACTACGTTTCAGCGAAAGCACATGCTGCTTTGTTTGAACTGATGACTGCAGAAGACATTTTAAATGAAACTGAACTTAATTATTTTAAACGAGGTCGAAACGCTAATTCGCATACAAAAGCCAAACATACTGATGTGGTGACGTATCGTATATCGACTGGCTTTGAAGCTTTAATGGGTTATTGGCATGCGAGTGGTCAGTTTGATCGGTTATCGACGGTGATTGAGTGGGTTTTTGAACAAGTAGAAAGTGGGCGAACAAGGGATAATGGGACAACAAAGAAATGA
- a CDS encoding energy-coupling factor transporter transmembrane component T family protein, with protein sequence MTTQLLGYQAGDSWVHRLTGSTKLVGFLALTIAAMLSFDVRYLFGLAVLTIIVLVSTHVKWQQIAVFVYAVLLFAGLNLLLIYVFAPQYGVSLFGSQHVILGSGDYALTQEQLLYESIVALKYMVSLPMALLFLLTTNPSEFAAGLNKIGISYRVAYAFALTLRYIPDVQNEYQMISYAQQARGFDVGKSAPIKQRITNAVRVVMPLVLSSFARIDEISRAMALRRFGLKKRRTWYYDQQFKRLDWAVLIGIIGIVSVALILVIYTGSRYYNPLQ encoded by the coding sequence ATGACAACGCAGTTATTAGGTTATCAGGCAGGTGATTCATGGGTACATCGACTCACTGGTAGCACGAAATTAGTTGGCTTTTTGGCATTGACGATTGCTGCGATGTTAAGCTTTGATGTGCGGTATTTATTTGGGCTGGCAGTTCTGACAATAATCGTTTTGGTGTCAACCCACGTTAAATGGCAGCAAATTGCGGTATTTGTATATGCGGTGCTCCTTTTTGCTGGTTTGAATTTATTGTTGATTTATGTATTTGCCCCGCAGTATGGGGTTAGTTTATTTGGAAGTCAGCACGTGATATTGGGTTCTGGTGATTATGCTTTAACGCAAGAACAACTACTATATGAAAGTATTGTTGCATTAAAATATATGGTGTCATTACCGATGGCTTTATTATTCTTGCTCACGACCAATCCCAGTGAATTTGCGGCAGGTTTGAATAAAATTGGGATTTCATATCGGGTGGCCTACGCTTTTGCTTTAACTTTACGTTATATTCCAGATGTCCAAAACGAGTATCAAATGATTTCGTATGCCCAGCAAGCTCGCGGATTTGATGTTGGAAAATCAGCGCCAATTAAGCAACGCATAACGAATGCGGTTCGAGTTGTGATGCCATTAGTGTTGAGCTCATTTGCAAGAATTGATGAGATTAGTCGCGCGATGGCGTTAAGACGATTCGGTTTGAAGAAGCGGCGTACATGGTACTATGATCAGCAATTTAAACGATTGGACTGGGCTGTGCTGATTGGGATAATTGGGATAGTTAGCGTGGCGCTGATATTAGTGATTTATACGGGTAGCCGTTATTATAATCCACTACAATGA
- the rlmB gene encoding 23S rRNA (guanosine(2251)-2'-O)-methyltransferase RlmB — protein sequence MGQQRNDKQRGSRQNRVTDERRRKPTRQTKSNVEIAEDQTPAEFIYGHHASVEALKGTTEINKVWLQTGVGEQMRQEIIALAKKRGLVIQDVPKSKLDELVTNQNHQGVVLSISAYDYATLDDLFEKAAAQDEAPFFLILDSIEDPHNLGSILRTADAAGVHGIIIPKRRAVQLTATVAKTSTGAIEHVPVVRVTNLVQTVETLKARGLWIFGTDMTGKDYRQWDAQGPTALIIGNEGKGIAPLLKKSVDEMLTIPMVGHVQSLNASVAASLLIYSAFNSRHPL from the coding sequence ATGGGACAACAAAGAAATGATAAGCAACGTGGCTCACGACAAAATCGGGTAACTGATGAGCGCCGTCGAAAGCCGACGCGACAAACTAAGTCAAATGTTGAAATTGCTGAGGACCAGACACCAGCTGAATTTATCTATGGTCACCACGCGTCAGTTGAAGCGCTTAAGGGCACCACTGAAATTAATAAGGTTTGGTTGCAAACCGGTGTGGGCGAACAAATGCGTCAAGAAATCATCGCATTGGCAAAAAAAAGAGGCTTAGTCATTCAGGACGTACCAAAGTCAAAATTAGACGAATTAGTAACGAATCAAAACCATCAAGGGGTTGTTTTGTCAATTTCAGCTTATGATTATGCGACTTTGGACGATTTGTTTGAAAAAGCTGCTGCGCAAGATGAAGCACCATTTTTCTTGATTTTAGATTCAATTGAGGACCCACATAATTTAGGTTCAATTCTGCGAACCGCTGATGCAGCGGGTGTACATGGAATAATTATTCCGAAACGCCGAGCAGTCCAATTGACAGCGACAGTTGCTAAAACGTCAACTGGCGCTATTGAACACGTACCGGTTGTGCGTGTGACAAATCTTGTTCAAACGGTGGAAACACTAAAGGCTCGCGGATTGTGGATTTTTGGAACTGATATGACAGGTAAAGATTATCGCCAGTGGGATGCACAAGGACCAACAGCACTTATCATTGGCAATGAAGGTAAGGGCATTGCGCCATTATTAAAAAAATCGGTCGACGAGATGTTGACGATTCCAATGGTTGGGCATGTGCAGTCACTCAACGCATCAGTGGCAGCGAGTTTATTGATTTACAGTGCCTTTAATTCGCGCCATCCTTTATAA
- the nusG gene encoding transcription termination/antitermination protein NusG gives MVESLEAEWYVLQTYSGYENKVKTSLESRIETMNMVDFIYRVIVPEQEVIDRDKDGAPIRDKEGEIKTHMENEYPGYVLVKMVMTDEAWYVVRNTPNVTGFLGSRGGGAKPVSLTPDEVDTFLHRYDQDGNPIVDEPEVKRADLKLDANIGDTVKIISGSMAGQEGPITAIDNDKAEVTVLITFFGRETPTQASFADVETITY, from the coding sequence ATGGTTGAATCACTTGAAGCAGAATGGTATGTGCTACAAACATATTCTGGGTATGAAAATAAGGTTAAAACTAGTCTTGAATCACGTATTGAAACAATGAACATGGTGGACTTTATTTATCGGGTGATTGTACCTGAGCAAGAGGTCATCGACCGTGATAAAGATGGTGCGCCTATTCGCGATAAAGAGGGCGAAATCAAGACGCACATGGAAAATGAATATCCCGGTTATGTGCTAGTTAAAATGGTTATGACTGATGAAGCATGGTATGTTGTCCGTAACACGCCAAACGTCACTGGGTTCTTAGGTTCACGTGGTGGTGGTGCAAAGCCGGTGTCATTGACACCTGATGAGGTCGATACATTCTTACACCGCTATGATCAAGATGGTAATCCAATCGTGGACGAACCAGAGGTTAAGCGTGCTGACTTGAAGTTAGATGCGAATATTGGTGATACGGTTAAGATTATTTCTGGTTCAATGGCAGGTCAAGAAGGACCAATTACAGCTATTGATAATGACAAGGCGGAAGTCACAGTCTTAATTACTTTCTTTGGACGTGAGACACCAACGCAAGCCTCATTTGCTGACGTTGAAACCATTACCTACTAA